The Alphaproteobacteria bacterium DNA window TGGTATTCCGCGATCCATTTGCAATCGAACTCCTGGACGACCGGGAGGACTATGACGAAGACCGCTATATCCTGATTGGCATGGCGGCAAACAGTTTCCTGGTTGTTGTCTACACCGAACGGAATGACAGAAACCGGATAATTTCAGCCCGAAAGGCAGAACCGAACGAACGGCGATTTTACCATGAACAGAACCGATGACCCCGATAACAGACCGCTGAGCGACAACGATCTGGCGCGGATGAAAAGAACGCCCCGGGCGAAAATCATCCGCAGGGCGCTGAAGCTCAGCCAGCAGGAATTTGCCGCGCAGTTTCACATAGCCATCGG harbors:
- a CDS encoding BrnT family toxin, with the protein product MDNEEFEWDDDKAASNAEKHGVTFEQACLVFRDPFAIELLDDREDYDEDRYILIGMAANSFLVVVYTERNDRNRIISARKAEPNERRFYHEQNR
- a CDS encoding helix-turn-helix domain-containing protein, coding for MNRTDDPDNRPLSDNDLARMKRTPRAKIIRRALKLSQQEFAAQFHIAIGTLRDWEQDRAEPDGAAKAYLKVIAREPDMVRRALKNP